A single Kryptolebias marmoratus isolate JLee-2015 linkage group LG7, ASM164957v2, whole genome shotgun sequence DNA region contains:
- the LOC112451054 gene encoding uncharacterized protein LOC112451054, translating to MMNFSCILPLLCSFSWICVSLCEFHTVVVQPGEEVTLQCSNLSRFPAHLYWFKLNNGPNISSISSMLTFKSNVSLYEGFQHDKFIMTSNITKVFLHISQVHPSDNGLYFCGVKNDLTPGVFTATYLQVKDAIDVIDEPTNLLNVILGGVVILLVMIIISLVVKIRSFYATQTDTRNTQHSENPDSDALNYAALSFCPKAESNRRHVAEREMQTNVLYAAPR from the exons ATGATGAACTTCAGCTGCATTCTACCTTTACTCTGTAGCTTCA gttgGATCTGTGTGTCACTTTGTGAGTTTCACACAGTGGTGGTTCAGCCGGGTGAAGAGGTGACACTGCAGTGCTCCAATCTTAGTCGTTTTCCTGCTCATTTATATTGGTTTAAATTGAATAATGGACCCAACATCAGCTCCATCTCATCAATGTTAACTTTTAAATCTAATGTTTCATTATATGAAGGATTTCAACATGACAAATTTATTATGACCTCCAACATCACAAAAGTTTTTCTACACATCAGTCAAGTGCATCCCTCCGACAATGGACTGTATTTCTGTGGAGTTAAAAATGATCTAACTCCTGGAGTCTTCACAGCAACATACTTACAAGTTAAAG ATGCGATTGATGTGATTGATGAACCAACAAATCTGCTGAATGTGATCCTGGGAGGTGTAGTTATTCTTCTTGTAATGATCATCATCAGTTTGGTCGTCAAAATCAGGAGTTTTTACGCAA ctCAAACTGACACTCGAAACACACAACACAGTGAG AACCCGGACTCTGACGCCCTGAACTACGCAGCTCTGAGTTTCTGTCCCAAAGCAGAGAGCAACAGAAGACATGtggcagagagagagatgcaGACAAATGTGTTGTACGCTGCCCCAAGATAA